CAAGGAAGGACCTCTATAAATGACAGTCATTATAATACACTTAATCAAATAGATAACTTTGGCCCATATGCTACGGTAACAACCACTCAATAGGCAGTggacatagacacacacacagaaattaCAGCTAATTTTTTCCCACTTACAACTAAACCAAAAGGAAAGGCAAAACAAATTCTGTTGAAGGGGGAAAAGTTACTTTTAGCAGGGCAGAAATGTGTTACTATGCTTAATTGATTGAATATGCTATGCTTAAAATCCAAATATCATGTTTGTATTGtacgtgacaaataaaatatgttgttgtttttaagttttttttttttttttttctctctttctttgatGCATGCAAGAAAAGTACCTAATCATTCACATCTGACTACTAACAGACACTGACATGTGTAGAGGAGGAAATCTAACTATTAGATAACTATGGAGCAGTGGTAGGAGTCTGAACTACCTTCTAAAAGTGCAGCTAACACCTCAGCAAACAGCCAACTACCGCAACTCTGGCACCGATATGTGAAACAAGATACTGAACAACGTTGTCAACTAGCCTAACTGGATTGAAGGCATCTTGGGTTGTGGTGCAAATCAACAGTAATAAAAAAGGCACACAGCTTGTGGATTTAGGGTGGCTATAACTGAACCCTAaatgctgcacaaacacacaaaccttgCACAGAGTAAGCCTACATTTTAAACCACCAGTCATCCTGGACACACATCCTGGTGTTTGCCGTTTACAGTATGGTGCacttttgcttctttttcttctccggTTCTTTTTTGGTCGGCTCGAGCATCTTGTGCCCGTAGAAGCTGGAGAAGCAGGCCGGGGCGCAGATGGGCTCTCTGAGGCTGAGCAGCCACCTTCCCTCGCCGTAATAGGTCAGCGTGCCGAGCTCCATCTCCTCGATGAGCTCCCCCTGTGGCAGGGCCAGGATTTCCAGCAGATCCAGACCTGTTTGAACCGGCTCAACACCCTCGGCACATCCTAGAGTAACGTGGGCGCGGCTTCCCAGAGGCAGGGAGTCAGACCCTGCCTCTTTTTCGGCTTCAGCTGGCCACAGCAAAAGCTGCTCCTCGGAGAGGGACACTCTGGCACCAACAGTGCGAGGAGTCACAAAAAGAGCACTCAGTGACAGCTCGAATGTGGAACCATAGAAATCATTAACAGCCTGGAgaggaaaaatggaaatatcACAACATTAACTTTTTAATATAGTCAAACATTACTATGCTGGGAGGTTGCTCTTTTAAATGTTCACTCAACGatgcatgaaaaaatatataccaaTATGTAGCCATCAGATTTATATTTATCCAATTAtgtactgcaaaaaaaattcttaaggcaaacaaataaatgttttcttactgGATTCTGTGCATACTCCTTGGCACCCTCTACTTTTCCATAGTCACAGAACTTTGTAGTGCAATGGAGGGTTCCTTTAGCTTGAAAGTATTGCTCCAAATCCACCTCCTTCTCAGCTTTCCCAGTGACTGTAAACACAACGCAAGATCAGTTGCATCTTAGTTATGACAAAGATTTTAAGTACTAACCTGCTTTAAAGACTAAATATTTGTAGAATCCATTGCCttggttttaaataaatgacatttaaaattcACTCACAGTCAATCAAGTGCTTCTTGAAGGCCTCCAAGGTGTCCAGAGTTTTCAGGAAGTCCATGGATGTGCACCTCACCTTCTCCTGGACGGAGGAGAGAAGAAGCCAGCCAAAGAAAAGAGGAATGGACATTTCCTCAAGGGAAACTCTCATGGCTTCCAGTTGGGCCACCTCCAGTCCACGCCCGGTCTTCTTGGTCAGCAGTGCTGGATCTCTGCTCCATTCAGTACGTGGCTCCAAAAAGACCACAACGAGGTGGTGTTGCATGGCGATCTCCCCCAGACGGGCCAGCCGATCCTGGGTGTGGTTGGTgtcatccaccaccaccagcccAGAGGACGCTGTTCCGGCACTGCAGCAGGCCTCCACAGCCTCATCCAGAGCCCGGTATCCTTCCACAGAGGATTCTGGATCCTCCGGCTTCACACCATGGTCGTCGGCACAGAAGATGGAGCAGTGGCCTTTGTAGGCGTCGGCTATGGCCCGTGCTAGGAAGCTCTTACCGCTTCCTGGAAGGCCTCTGAGGACAACAAGGGTACGAGATGTTCGCAGGGCGTCTTTGGTCTGCTCTCGTTCCAGGAGGGCAAAGGACAGGGAGCCAGGTGCAGGGACAGTGTCCTCTTCCTTTTGAGGCTCAGCATCAATCTTCTCAGATTCAACAActtctgctcctgctgctgctgctgctacttcAGTTTCCTTCAGAGTATCGGACATTTCCTTCTTGGCCTCTGCAGGTTGCACGCTTTCAGCTGATGCCTCCTCCTTTAATGTCTCAGCCTCTGTTGGCTTTACTGGAGAAACCTCTGTCACCAACACTGCTGGTTTTTCtatttctgctgctttttcttcttccacctCCATTGCAGGCTCAGCTGCAACATCTTTTTCTGCCACCTCCTCTTTGGAAACTTCTTCTGCCCCAGTATCCATTAGAGTTGGCAATTCTGTCTCAGTTTCCACTTGTTCCAACTCTTTCTCCTCTTGGCTGGGTGATTGTGTATCTACTGCCTGCTGCAGCGCTGTTGGTTCAGGTAATGTTTGCTCTTGCAGTTCAGCTTGTGGAACTGATTCTGCCAGTTTCTCTGGCTCTGGTTCAGGGGCATTCTCGGCCAGAGGTGTTTGCACAGGCGATGTTTCTGGGTCATTCTCTGGCACCGGCTGCATGTTTTCTGGTTCTGTGTCTAACGCTGCAACTGGGTCAGAGATCTTTTCAGATGACTCATCTCGATCTGGTGGTGCCACCGCAGCAGGCACTGACTCTGTGTCAGACTTTTCTATGGGCAAGCTATCCTCAATCTCCATTTCCTTCATTTCCTCAGACAGCCCGACAATCAactcttctgtttcttttaagTTAGTGACTTCTGTATCTTGACCGTTCACTGCCAGCTGCTCAGTCTTCTCGTCAGCAGCTGGTGGTTTCTCAGGCTCCGTGAATTCCTCTGGTGCCTCCACTTTTGACACAAcctctttttccatttcagtcTCCTCTTGCTGTGGAGACTCTGGTGAATCTAAAACC
This genomic window from Anoplopoma fimbria isolate UVic2021 breed Golden Eagle Sablefish chromosome 11, Afim_UVic_2022, whole genome shotgun sequence contains:
- the cnp gene encoding 2',3'-cyclic-nucleotide 3'-phosphodiesterase, which encodes MDTEKNAEVLDSPESPQQEETEMEKEVVSKVEAPEEFTEPEKPPAADEKTEQLAVNGQDTEVTNLKETEELIVGLSEEMKEMEIEDSLPIEKSDTESVPAAVAPPDRDESSEKISDPVAALDTEPENMQPVPENDPETSPVQTPLAENAPEPEPEKLAESVPQAELQEQTLPEPTALQQAVDTQSPSQEEKELEQVETETELPTLMDTGAEEVSKEEVAEKDVAAEPAMEVEEEKAAEIEKPAVLVTEVSPVKPTEAETLKEEASAESVQPAEAKKEMSDTLKETEVAAAAAGAEVVESEKIDAEPQKEEDTVPAPGSLSFALLEREQTKDALRTSRTLVVLRGLPGSGKSFLARAIADAYKGHCSIFCADDHGVKPEDPESSVEGYRALDEAVEACCSAGTASSGLVVVDDTNHTQDRLARLGEIAMQHHLVVVFLEPRTEWSRDPALLTKKTGRGLEVAQLEAMRVSLEEMSIPLFFGWLLLSSVQEKVRCTSMDFLKTLDTLEAFKKHLIDFTGKAEKEVDLEQYFQAKGTLHCTTKFCDYGKVEGAKEYAQNPAVNDFYGSTFELSLSALFVTPRTVGARVSLSEEQLLLWPAEAEKEAGSDSLPLGSRAHVTLGCAEGVEPVQTGLDLLEILALPQGELIEEMELGTLTYYGEGRWLLSLREPICAPACFSSFYGHKMLEPTKKEPEKKKKQKCTIL